A stretch of the Archangium violaceum genome encodes the following:
- a CDS encoding M16 family metallopeptidase, whose protein sequence is MSFTYHRDVLPNGLRVVTVETPHLHTALLAVYVRTGSRHETAANNGVSHFLEHLFFRGTEGWPDTIKMNTAVEEAGGNLNGVTTRDHGYYYTPLHPAHLDVGLAVLGDMLTRPKLTDMEVERSIILEEMLDEVDEKGRDIDIDNLSKRILFPEHPLAFKIAGTRESVSALTHAQVLEHFARHYVTGNLVVTAAGRVKHDEVLALVERHFARLPQGPESLDIPPPPTPAGPLLHVVTHDEAQTEFRLSFRTVPEHHEDWPALQLLRRFLDDGLSSRLPFEIVEKRGLAYSVHASLEAFHDAGIFEIEAASAPDRASVVVAEMFRVLGELCGTEVGEEELTRAKRRHRMLLEFAQDSPGELAGWFGGTELFRRPESFGRRADLVDAATAAHVRDVARRYFARENLTVVAVGQRKGIKALEKVVDTAEGLPTSKV, encoded by the coding sequence ATGAGCTTCACCTACCACCGCGACGTCCTGCCCAATGGGCTGCGCGTCGTCACCGTCGAGACCCCCCACCTGCACACCGCCCTGCTCGCGGTGTACGTGCGCACCGGCAGCCGCCACGAGACGGCCGCCAACAACGGCGTCAGCCACTTCCTCGAGCACCTCTTCTTCCGGGGCACCGAGGGCTGGCCGGACACCATCAAGATGAACACCGCCGTGGAGGAGGCGGGCGGCAACCTCAACGGCGTCACCACGCGCGACCACGGCTACTACTACACCCCGTTGCACCCGGCGCACCTGGACGTGGGCCTGGCCGTCCTCGGCGACATGCTCACCCGCCCCAAGCTCACCGACATGGAGGTGGAGCGCAGCATCATCCTCGAGGAGATGCTCGACGAGGTGGACGAGAAGGGCCGGGACATCGACATCGACAACCTGTCCAAGCGCATCCTCTTCCCCGAGCACCCCCTGGCCTTCAAGATCGCCGGCACACGCGAGTCCGTCTCGGCGCTCACCCACGCGCAGGTGCTCGAGCACTTCGCGCGCCACTACGTCACCGGCAACCTGGTGGTGACGGCCGCAGGCCGGGTGAAGCACGACGAGGTGCTCGCGCTGGTGGAGCGGCACTTCGCCCGGCTGCCCCAGGGCCCCGAGAGCCTCGACATCCCGCCGCCCCCCACGCCCGCGGGTCCCCTCCTCCACGTCGTCACCCACGACGAGGCCCAGACGGAGTTCCGCCTGAGCTTCCGCACCGTCCCCGAGCACCACGAGGACTGGCCCGCCCTGCAGCTACTGCGGCGCTTCCTCGATGACGGGCTGTCCTCGCGGCTGCCCTTCGAGATCGTGGAGAAGCGCGGGCTCGCCTATTCGGTGCATGCCTCGCTGGAGGCCTTCCACGACGCGGGCATCTTCGAGATCGAGGCCGCGAGCGCTCCGGACCGGGCCTCGGTGGTGGTGGCGGAGATGTTCCGGGTACTGGGCGAGCTATGCGGCACGGAGGTGGGCGAAGAGGAGCTGACGCGGGCCAAGCGGCGGCACCGGATGCTGCTGGAGTTCGCGCAGGACTCGCCGGGCGAGCTGGCCGGCTGGTTCGGCGGCACGGAGCTGTTCCGCCGCCCCGAGTCCTTCGGCCGGCGCGCGGACCTGGTGGACGCCGCCACCGCCGCCCACGTGCGCGACGTGGCCCGGCGCTACTTCGCCCGGGAGAACCTCACCGTGGTGGCAGTGGGCCAGCGCAAGGGGATCAAAGCCCTGGAGAAGGTCGTGGACACCGCCGAGGGGCTGCCCACCTCGAAAGTCTGA
- a CDS encoding sensor histidine kinase produces the protein MKLSLATRIFLGYAVVLVTFGAVSLFSVAELHRNRLEIRLVSQGYLQLSQDAATLESFHTNQEKDTERLLEEGSVETRRALIRLARLYFPSLMAERLQEAQARAREVRALAPAGEVHFVQDLESRIGELSKRYQAYGRAAEAVFTVLSNETPAPEAVSHATTELRQQETSIGRDIRFLRAALNNRIRERVDGAEDRERRTGLAIITLSVLAIGVGLGATAWSARTLRPVRTLIEGVSRIGRGDYSAQLGVRGEDEVAVLAREFDAMARSLQAREAQLKAQAEALMRAEQLAAVGRISAQVAHEVRNPLSSIGLNVELMQDAFEHATFDSPEEAREARELLAAINREVDRLTEVTEQYLRMARPPRPSLEPTDVTDVLASVLDFSREELERAHVEVVRELSPDTPRALADEGQLRQVFLNLLRNAREAMPDGGRLTIATRVHAHELEVALQDTGRGMSEAERSRIFEPFFTTKEDGTGLGLAVCQQILKAHGGALSCQSEPGRGTTFSVRLPRA, from the coding sequence ATGAAGCTCTCGCTCGCCACCCGCATATTCCTCGGCTACGCGGTGGTGCTCGTCACCTTCGGCGCGGTGTCTCTGTTCAGCGTCGCCGAGCTCCACCGCAACCGGCTGGAGATCCGCCTGGTGAGCCAGGGCTACCTGCAGCTCTCCCAGGACGCGGCCACGCTCGAGTCCTTCCACACCAACCAGGAGAAGGATACCGAGCGGCTGCTCGAGGAAGGCAGCGTCGAGACACGGCGGGCCCTCATCCGGCTCGCCCGGCTGTACTTCCCCTCCCTGATGGCCGAGCGGCTCCAGGAGGCGCAGGCCCGTGCCCGCGAGGTGCGCGCCCTGGCCCCCGCAGGAGAGGTGCACTTCGTCCAGGATCTGGAGTCGCGCATCGGCGAGCTTTCCAAGCGCTACCAGGCATACGGACGCGCGGCGGAGGCCGTCTTCACGGTGCTCTCCAACGAGACTCCCGCTCCGGAGGCCGTGTCCCACGCCACCACCGAGCTGCGCCAGCAGGAGACCTCCATCGGCCGCGACATCCGCTTCCTTCGCGCCGCTCTCAACAACCGCATCCGCGAGCGCGTGGACGGGGCCGAGGATCGCGAGCGGCGCACGGGCCTGGCCATCATCACCCTGTCCGTGCTGGCCATCGGCGTGGGCCTGGGCGCCACCGCCTGGTCCGCTCGCACGCTGCGCCCGGTGCGCACCCTCATCGAGGGCGTGTCGCGCATCGGCCGCGGCGACTACAGCGCCCAGCTCGGCGTGCGCGGTGAGGACGAGGTGGCGGTGCTCGCCCGCGAGTTCGACGCCATGGCCCGCTCGCTCCAGGCGCGCGAGGCCCAGCTCAAGGCCCAGGCCGAGGCCCTCATGCGCGCCGAGCAGCTCGCCGCCGTGGGCCGCATCTCCGCGCAGGTGGCCCACGAGGTGCGCAACCCCCTGTCCTCCATCGGTCTCAACGTGGAGCTCATGCAGGACGCCTTCGAGCACGCCACCTTCGACTCCCCGGAGGAAGCCCGCGAGGCACGCGAGCTGCTCGCCGCCATCAACCGCGAGGTGGACCGGCTCACCGAGGTGACGGAGCAGTACCTGCGCATGGCCCGGCCGCCCCGGCCCAGCCTCGAGCCCACCGACGTCACCGACGTGCTCGCCAGCGTGCTGGACTTCTCTCGCGAGGAGCTGGAGCGCGCCCACGTGGAGGTGGTGCGCGAGCTCTCCCCGGACACCCCGCGGGCCCTCGCCGACGAGGGTCAGCTGCGCCAGGTGTTCCTCAACCTGCTGCGCAACGCCCGCGAGGCCATGCCCGATGGAGGCCGCCTCACCATCGCCACGCGCGTCCACGCTCACGAGCTGGAGGTCGCCCTCCAGGACACCGGACGCGGCATGAGCGAGGCCGAGCGCTCACGCATCTTCGAACCCTTCTTCACCACCAAGGAAGACGGCACGGGCCTGGGGCTCGCCGTCTGCCAGCAGATCCTCAAGGCCCACGGCGGCGCGCTCTCGTGTCAGAGCGAGCCCGGCCGGGGCACCACCTTCTCCGTCAGGCTTCCCCGCGCATGA